The genome window ATCTAGAACGTGGCCGCATAACCCACCGCTGGAAATAGAGGCCTTTTAGAGCTTTTTCGCAAAAGAGCGCGTACGGCGACACATTTTTCTTGTGTTTTGGGGTATACTTTAGCGCTCAAACTCCAGAAGGAGGTAAGCGTATGAAGGTACGCGCGTCTGTCAAAAAGATCTGTAACAAGTGCAAAGTCATCAAGCGCGAAGGGGTTGTTCGCGTTATCTGTGTTAATCCGAAACATAAACAGCGTCAGGGATAGGGATCGGTTAGAAGCCGATCGATACGAGGAGGAGTAGCTTGGCACGTATTGCAGGCGTGGATCTACCACGCGATAAACGAATCGAATATGCGTTGCCTTATATCTACGGGATCGGTTTGCCGAGCGCGAAGAAGATTGTGGCGCAGGCGGGAATTGACCCATCGCGCCGTGTTCGTGACCTCACCGAGGCCGAGTTAGGGCGTCTACGTGAGATCATCGAGCGGGAGTATCGCGTGGAGGGTGACCTCCGGCGTGAGGTTCAGTTGAACATCCGGCGACTGATGGAGATACAGTGTTATCGAGGTCTGCGCCATCGGCGCGGGCTGCCGGTGCGCGGCCAGCGCACCAAGACCAATGCGCGTACTCGCAAAGGAAAACGGCGCACGGTTGCCGGTAAGAAAAAGGCGAAGAAGTAGGAGCGACTTTATATGGCAAATAAGCAGACGGCTACACGAAGTGGGCGTGCCCGGGCGAAGGAGAAAAAGAATGTCGTTCAGGGAATCGCCCACATCCAAGCCACTTTTAATAACACGCTGGTCACCTTAACCGATATGCAGGGCAATACTATTTCCTGGGCGAGCGCGGGCACGGTGGGTTTTAAAGGCACACGCAAAGGAACCCCTTTTGCCGCCCAGGTGGCAGCAGAGCGGGCTGCACGGGCTGCCATGGAACATGGAATGCGGCAGGTGGAAGTTTATGTGAAAGGGCCGGGGCCTG of Chthonomonas calidirosea T49 contains these proteins:
- the rpmJ gene encoding 50S ribosomal protein L36 codes for the protein MKVRASVKKICNKCKVIKREGVVRVICVNPKHKQRQG
- the rpsM gene encoding 30S ribosomal protein S13, coding for MARIAGVDLPRDKRIEYALPYIYGIGLPSAKKIVAQAGIDPSRRVRDLTEAELGRLREIIEREYRVEGDLRREVQLNIRRLMEIQCYRGLRHRRGLPVRGQRTKTNARTRKGKRRTVAGKKKAKK
- the rpsK gene encoding 30S ribosomal protein S11, whose translation is MANKQTATRSGRARAKEKKNVVQGIAHIQATFNNTLVTLTDMQGNTISWASAGTVGFKGTRKGTPFAAQVAAERAARAAMEHGMRQVEVYVKGPGPGRETAIRSLMAAGLEITLIKDVTPLPHNGCRPPKRRRI